One part of the Aurantibacillus circumpalustris genome encodes these proteins:
- the hrpB gene encoding ATP-dependent helicase HrpB has translation MSFDPYKIDLPVTDIISQVRDQLSQQNTLIVNAPPGAGKSTLLPLALLEEIWLQGKKIIMLEPRRLAARTIAARMASLLGEELGQTIGYRIRFDNKVGPKTVIEVVTEGILTRMLHQDNALENVALVIFDEFHERSLHADVAMALCREAQQVLRPDLRIMVMSATLNMPQLTALLKAPVVVSEGKQYPVEIIYTNDADEKLLPELTARTVAKAISEHEGDVLVFLPGEGEIRKTEELLKNQLSGVLIHPLYGQLPQQEQFLAIMPNKFGKRKVVLATSIAETSLTIEGIKIVVDSGFGRTSKFDSKSGLSRLETIRISKDSADQRAGRAGRLSAGVCYRMWTKATHERLTEHRVPEIMEADLASLVLDMAQWGVSDINQLAWLTVPPKSALKQATDTLEQLDAIENNKITAHGKQIHRLACHPRIAHMLLLAEDLSDKQLATDIAAVLEERDPLPRESGTDINLRIEALRRSRSNNSSGHKFGRIEKVAASYRKMLDISLSNGPVAVFETGLLLAYAYPERIAFARPGNNAQFQLANGKYAMIGHKDDLAHEPWLAVAHMDLREGLGKIFLAAPLNPKDLKSLVKEQDVITWDTRKGGLIATKELKIGSIVLQSKPLPSPSAEHLMEAISNAIKIEGENLLSFDEKMIQLQNRISSLAKWNEEENWPNVTTEELLNTNELWLGPYLKDIKKPEGLKKLDLSEALYHSLDWEKQQALNVLAPSKIEVPSGSKINIQYFPNGATPVLSVRLQEVFGLSDTPVLNNGKTKIVLHLLSPGYKPVQVTADLKSFWNNLYFEVKKELQRRYPKHSWPDDPWTAAAVAKGRSQKK, from the coding sequence TTGTCTTTCGATCCTTATAAAATAGATCTCCCTGTTACTGATATTATTTCTCAGGTACGCGATCAATTATCTCAACAAAACACCTTAATTGTAAATGCTCCACCGGGCGCTGGTAAAAGCACTTTACTGCCATTGGCTTTGTTGGAGGAGATTTGGCTGCAAGGCAAAAAAATAATTATGCTGGAACCTCGCAGGCTGGCGGCTAGAACCATTGCCGCGCGCATGGCTTCACTATTAGGTGAAGAGCTTGGACAAACTATTGGCTACCGCATTCGTTTCGATAATAAAGTTGGTCCGAAAACCGTGATTGAAGTTGTTACGGAAGGCATTCTCACTCGTATGTTGCATCAAGATAACGCACTTGAAAATGTGGCGCTCGTCATTTTTGATGAGTTCCACGAAAGAAGCTTGCACGCCGATGTAGCTATGGCTTTGTGCAGAGAGGCACAACAAGTTTTACGTCCTGATTTACGCATCATGGTAATGTCGGCAACGCTTAACATGCCGCAACTCACAGCTCTTTTAAAAGCACCCGTGGTAGTTAGTGAGGGAAAACAATATCCGGTAGAAATTATTTATACAAACGATGCTGATGAGAAACTTCTTCCAGAATTAACAGCGAGAACTGTGGCAAAGGCAATCAGCGAGCACGAAGGGGATGTTTTAGTTTTTCTTCCAGGAGAAGGCGAAATCAGAAAAACAGAAGAGCTACTTAAAAATCAATTAAGTGGCGTGTTAATTCATCCACTATACGGACAGTTACCTCAACAAGAACAGTTCCTCGCAATTATGCCTAATAAGTTTGGGAAAAGAAAAGTAGTATTAGCGACTTCTATTGCCGAAACCTCTTTAACTATTGAGGGAATCAAAATCGTTGTAGATTCTGGTTTTGGAAGGACTTCAAAGTTTGATTCCAAATCTGGTTTATCGCGTTTAGAAACTATTCGCATTTCAAAAGATTCTGCAGATCAGCGAGCTGGTCGCGCCGGACGTTTAAGCGCAGGTGTTTGTTACCGAATGTGGACAAAAGCAACCCACGAAAGGCTAACAGAACATCGCGTGCCTGAAATTATGGAAGCTGATCTTGCTTCTTTGGTGCTGGACATGGCACAATGGGGCGTTTCAGACATTAATCAATTGGCTTGGTTAACGGTTCCGCCTAAGTCGGCCCTAAAACAAGCAACCGATACACTCGAACAACTCGATGCAATTGAAAATAACAAAATAACTGCTCATGGAAAACAAATTCACCGTTTGGCTTGTCACCCGCGTATTGCGCACATGTTGCTCCTTGCAGAAGACTTAAGTGATAAACAATTAGCTACTGACATTGCTGCAGTGTTAGAAGAACGCGATCCTCTTCCAAGAGAATCAGGAACAGATATTAATTTACGCATTGAAGCGCTTCGTCGTTCCCGCAGCAACAACAGTAGCGGACATAAATTTGGACGCATCGAAAAAGTTGCAGCATCTTACCGCAAGATGCTGGACATCTCTTTAAGTAATGGACCTGTAGCTGTTTTTGAAACGGGTCTTCTTTTAGCATACGCCTACCCGGAACGCATCGCTTTTGCACGTCCAGGTAACAACGCACAGTTTCAATTAGCAAACGGTAAATACGCAATGATTGGTCACAAAGACGATCTGGCTCATGAACCCTGGTTGGCTGTGGCTCACATGGACTTACGAGAAGGCCTTGGAAAAATATTTTTAGCAGCACCTCTTAATCCGAAAGATTTAAAATCATTGGTGAAAGAACAAGACGTGATCACTTGGGACACGCGTAAAGGAGGACTCATTGCTACTAAAGAATTAAAAATTGGAAGCATTGTTTTGCAATCTAAGCCTTTACCCTCTCCGAGCGCAGAACACTTAATGGAAGCCATTTCAAACGCCATTAAAATAGAAGGAGAAAATCTTTTGTCCTTTGACGAAAAAATGATCCAACTTCAAAATAGAATTTCAAGTTTAGCGAAATGGAACGAAGAAGAAAATTGGCCGAATGTAACCACAGAAGAATTACTTAACACAAATGAACTTTGGTTAGGTCCTTATCTTAAAGACATTAAAAAACCAGAGGGCCTAAAAAAATTAGACCTCAGCGAAGCTTTATATCATTCCTTAGATTGGGAAAAACAACAGGCATTAAATGTATTAGCGCCTTCTAAAATAGAAGTGCCAAGTGGTTCTAAGATAAACATTCAGTATTTTCCAAATGGCGCAACACCTGTATTGTCGGTGCGTTTGCAAGAAGTTTTTGGTTTAAGCGATACCCCTGTTTTAAATAATGGCAAAACAAAAATAGTGCTGCATCTTTTATCACCCGGTTACAAACCCGTTCAAGTGACCGCAGATTTAAAAAGTTTTTGGAACAATTTATATTTTGAAGTAAAAAAAGAATTGCAACGGCGTTACCCAAAACACTCTTGGCCGGATGATCCTTGGACGGCTGCTGCGGTGGCTAAGGGAAGGAGTCAGAAGAAATAA
- a CDS encoding enoyl-ACP reductase FabI encodes MAYNLLKGKRGIITGALDENSIAWQVALRAHEEGATFVLTNAPIAMRMGEINKLAEKTGSKIIPADATSTEEIEKLYTESMAHLGGKLDFVLHSIGMSVNMRKDIPYTELNYDYYQKGIDISALSFHKMLAAAYKLDALNEWASIVSLTYMGAQRAFPFYTDMSDIKAMLESIARSFGYHYGLKKKVRINTVSQSPTKTKAGTSIKGFMDFYDFAELQSPLGNASAEDCANYCVSLFSDLTRMVTMQNLYHDGGYSSTGVSQEQLNALKK; translated from the coding sequence ATGGCTTATAATTTATTAAAAGGAAAACGAGGAATTATTACAGGCGCTTTGGATGAAAATTCAATTGCTTGGCAAGTTGCCTTACGCGCGCACGAAGAAGGCGCTACTTTTGTGTTAACGAATGCTCCTATTGCGATGCGAATGGGAGAAATAAACAAATTAGCCGAAAAAACGGGTTCTAAAATTATTCCTGCAGATGCAACAAGCACGGAAGAAATCGAAAAACTTTACACAGAATCTATGGCGCATTTGGGCGGGAAGTTAGATTTTGTTTTGCATTCAATCGGTATGAGCGTGAATATGCGTAAAGACATTCCTTACACAGAATTAAACTACGATTATTATCAAAAAGGAATTGACATTTCAGCACTTTCTTTCCATAAAATGTTAGCGGCAGCTTACAAGCTAGACGCGCTGAATGAGTGGGCGTCGATTGTTTCTTTAACTTACATGGGTGCACAACGTGCATTCCCTTTTTATACAGACATGTCGGACATCAAAGCCATGTTAGAAAGTATTGCTCGCAGTTTTGGGTATCATTATGGTTTAAAGAAAAAGGTGAGAATTAATACCGTTTCGCAATCTCCTACTAAAACAAAAGCAGGAACAAGCATTAAAGGCTTCATGGATTTTTACGATTTTGCCGAATTACAATCTCCTTTGGGCAATGCTAGTGCAGAAGATTGCGCAAATTACTGTGTGAGTTTGTTTAGCGATTTAACAAGAATGGTTACAATGCAGAATTTGTACCATGATGGTGGTTATTCTTCTACCGGTGTGAGTCAGGAGCAACTGAACGCGCTTAAGAAATAA
- a CDS encoding DUF420 domain-containing protein produces MALLSVSNEKAIKLTTYITTIAVCALVTVLNQKWIPHPDVFPSFIYKLPALNAFLNGTCSVLLLISLWAIKNRNIQLHKKLNLTAFALSTLFLLSYVTAHYFIPDTKYGDVDHDGVMSAAESAAVSGIKPVYVVILLTHIFLAIVVLPMVLLSFYYGLTDQREKHKKLTRFSYPIWLYVTVTGVVVYLMVSPYYNY; encoded by the coding sequence ATGGCCTTATTATCAGTTTCTAACGAAAAAGCAATTAAATTAACGACCTACATTACAACCATTGCGGTCTGCGCTCTTGTAACAGTTTTGAATCAAAAATGGATACCACATCCAGATGTTTTTCCTAGCTTCATTTATAAGTTGCCAGCTCTGAACGCCTTTCTTAACGGCACTTGTAGCGTATTGTTACTTATTTCTTTATGGGCAATTAAAAACAGAAACATACAGCTGCACAAAAAATTAAACTTAACGGCATTTGCTTTAAGCACCTTGTTTTTGCTTAGTTATGTTACGGCGCACTATTTTATTCCCGATACAAAATACGGCGATGTTGATCATGATGGAGTAATGAGTGCGGCCGAAAGCGCTGCGGTGAGTGGCATTAAACCGGTTTACGTCGTTATATTATTGACGCATATCTTTTTAGCAATTGTTGTTTTACCAATGGTTTTGCTTTCTTTCTATTATGGACTTACCGATCAACGCGAGAAACACAAAAAATTAACACGTTTCAGTTATCCTATTTGGTTGTACGTTACCGTAACGGGCGTTGTGGTATATCTGATGGTTTCACCGTATTATAATTATTAG
- the lepA gene encoding translation elongation factor 4, with product MKNIRNFCIIAHIDHGKSTLADRLLEYTGAVNKRDMQAQVLDDMDLEKERGITIKSHAIQMDYTYKGEKYVLNLIDTPGHVDFSYEVSRSIAACEGALLIVDAAQGIQAQTISNLYLALEHDLTIIPILNKMDLPSAEPEMVTDQIVDLIGCEREEVIPASGKTGMGIEEILAAIIERIHCPVGDPNAPLQALIFDSVFNSFRGIIAYFKIINGTIKKGEKVKFVNTGAFYNADEVGVLKLKPEPRPQLSTGDVGYIISGIKSAKEVKVGDTITHFDRPCLEGIHGFEEVKPMVFAGIYPVDTEDFEELRYSMEKLQLNDASLTWEPESSLALGFGFRCGFLGMLHMEIVQERLEREFNMTVITTVPNVSYLAYKTNGEVVTVNNPSDLPDPGRIERIEEPYIKANIITKSEFIGPVMSLCIEKRGQIVTQNYLTADRVELVFEMPLGEVVFDFFDRLKSISKGYASFDYHPTGMRNSDLVKLDILLKSEPVDALSCLIHRSNAYVFGKKICEKLKELIPKQQFEIPIQAAIGAKIISRETISAIRKDVTAKCYGGDISRKRKLLEKQKEGKKRMKQVGNVEIPQSAFMAVLKLND from the coding sequence ATGAAGAACATACGCAACTTTTGTATTATTGCACATATCGATCACGGTAAAAGTACCCTTGCCGATCGTCTACTCGAATATACTGGCGCCGTTAATAAGCGCGACATGCAGGCGCAAGTGCTAGATGACATGGATCTTGAAAAAGAACGCGGCATCACCATTAAGAGCCACGCCATTCAAATGGATTACACCTACAAAGGCGAAAAATACGTTCTCAATTTAATTGACACTCCTGGTCACGTTGATTTTAGTTACGAGGTTTCCCGTTCTATTGCTGCCTGTGAAGGCGCTTTGTTAATTGTAGATGCCGCACAAGGTATTCAAGCGCAAACTATTTCTAATTTGTATTTAGCGCTCGAACATGACTTAACAATCATTCCTATTTTAAATAAAATGGATTTGCCAAGCGCAGAGCCAGAAATGGTAACCGATCAAATTGTTGATTTAATTGGTTGCGAACGCGAAGAAGTTATTCCTGCTAGTGGAAAAACAGGCATGGGCATCGAAGAAATTTTAGCCGCCATTATTGAACGCATTCACTGTCCGGTTGGCGACCCCAACGCACCCTTACAAGCCTTAATTTTTGACAGTGTATTTAATTCGTTTAGAGGAATTATTGCGTATTTTAAAATCATTAACGGTACTATTAAAAAAGGCGAAAAGGTAAAATTTGTAAATACGGGAGCTTTTTATAACGCAGATGAGGTGGGCGTTTTAAAATTAAAACCAGAGCCGCGTCCGCAGTTAAGTACTGGAGACGTAGGTTATATTATTTCAGGAATAAAAAGTGCGAAAGAAGTAAAAGTAGGGGACACAATTACGCATTTTGATCGTCCTTGCCTTGAAGGTATTCATGGATTTGAAGAGGTTAAACCCATGGTATTTGCTGGAATTTATCCGGTAGATACGGAAGATTTTGAAGAGCTACGTTACAGTATGGAGAAACTCCAATTGAACGACGCGTCCTTAACTTGGGAACCAGAATCTTCTTTAGCTCTTGGTTTTGGCTTCCGTTGCGGATTCTTAGGAATGTTGCACATGGAAATTGTACAAGAACGTTTAGAGCGTGAGTTTAACATGACGGTAATTACAACGGTTCCCAACGTGTCGTACCTTGCTTACAAAACAAATGGAGAAGTTGTTACTGTAAATAACCCAAGTGATTTACCTGATCCAGGACGTATTGAACGTATAGAAGAACCATACATCAAAGCAAACATTATTACTAAATCTGAATTTATTGGTCCGGTAATGAGTTTGTGTATAGAAAAACGCGGACAAATTGTAACACAAAATTACCTAACAGCAGACCGCGTAGAGTTAGTGTTTGAAATGCCTTTAGGTGAAGTGGTATTTGATTTCTTCGATCGTTTAAAATCTATTTCAAAAGGCTACGCTTCTTTCGATTACCACCCAACGGGCATGCGCAATTCTGATTTAGTGAAATTAGATATTCTTTTAAAAAGCGAACCAGTGGATGCTTTGTCGTGTTTAATACACAGAAGTAATGCATATGTGTTCGGCAAAAAAATCTGTGAAAAATTAAAGGAGTTAATTCCTAAACAACAATTTGAAATTCCAATTCAAGCAGCTATTGGCGCTAAAATTATTTCTCGTGAAACTATAAGCGCTATTCGAAAAGACGTAACTGCAAAATGTTATGGTGGCGATATTAGCCGTAAACGTAAATTACTCGAAAAACAAAAAGAAGGTAAAAAACGAATGAAACAGGTTGGTAACGTTGAAATTCCGCAAAGTGCCTTTATGGCCGTGTTGAAGTTAAATGATTAA
- a CDS encoding endonuclease domain-containing protein, translating into MNNNYYNKDLKKFASENRKEMTKAEACLWKYALRAKQTGFTFNRQRPVLNYITDFMCKELKLIIEVDGYSHLLEDVIKNDIIRQQKLEELGFKVIRFKDEEVLTSIKSVRAAIAETIAQLKTPR; encoded by the coding sequence ATGAATAACAACTACTACAACAAAGACCTCAAAAAGTTTGCGAGCGAAAACAGAAAAGAGATGACCAAAGCAGAAGCCTGCTTGTGGAAATATGCTTTAAGAGCAAAACAAACTGGATTCACATTTAATCGTCAGCGACCTGTTCTTAATTATATTACAGATTTTATGTGCAAAGAACTAAAACTAATTATTGAAGTAGATGGATACAGCCATCTGCTGGAAGACGTTATTAAAAACGATATTATTAGACAGCAGAAATTAGAAGAACTCGGCTTTAAAGTCATTCGCTTTAAGGATGAAGAAGTTTTAACTTCAATAAAAAGCGTGAGGGCTGCTATCGCAGAAACAATTGCGCAGTTAAAAACTCCAAGGTAA
- a CDS encoding c-type cytochrome has translation MTRSFFVCCLIAFCVSCKNEEHKEISEANTQATWSEHIAPIVFKNCTPCHRPGESGPFNLLSYSDAIKKAKLMKFVTQTRYMPPWPADANYTHFIGERVLTEKEIRLIKNWVESDTPRGDSLTEPKALEFYKGSYFGKPDLVVYAQKSFAIKGNGTDEFLIMKFPYEIEKDTLIDFVEFVPDQRKVIHHVNGHLISYDPAREFNYMTGESIHTDTRAKLNDVYSEMHIPYTDKKQPEFPTLTPNVVYYLPGFIPPAYPKEVGGYRFKKHGAFLLNNIHYGPSNLDLKDSSHINVFYRKTPLQRRIVETQLGTFGVSSIEPEFIIPPNEIKTFHTSSTLSSPISVLSVNPHMHLIGKAFWAFALKQNGDTIPLIRINKWDFRWQYYYTYKHPIKLEAGTTIHVYGTYDNTNKNPNNPFHPPQSITQGNGVESMKTTEEMFQFIFTYVPYKEGDEKMDLERR, from the coding sequence ATGACTCGAAGTTTTTTTGTTTGTTGCTTAATTGCGTTTTGTGTTTCATGTAAAAATGAAGAACACAAAGAAATCTCCGAAGCCAATACTCAAGCTACCTGGAGCGAACACATTGCCCCCATTGTTTTTAAAAATTGTACACCTTGTCACCGCCCGGGAGAAAGCGGACCATTTAATCTTTTAAGTTATTCAGACGCCATAAAAAAAGCCAAACTCATGAAGTTTGTTACACAAACACGCTACATGCCGCCTTGGCCCGCAGATGCCAATTACACACATTTTATTGGAGAAAGAGTTTTAACGGAGAAAGAAATTAGGTTAATAAAAAACTGGGTTGAGAGCGATACTCCGCGCGGCGATAGTTTAACCGAACCAAAGGCGCTGGAGTTTTATAAAGGATCTTATTTTGGAAAACCAGACTTAGTTGTGTATGCCCAAAAATCTTTTGCAATAAAAGGAAATGGAACGGATGAGTTTTTAATCATGAAATTTCCATATGAAATAGAGAAAGACACGCTTATTGATTTTGTTGAGTTCGTGCCCGATCAACGAAAAGTCATTCATCATGTTAATGGGCATTTAATAAGCTATGATCCTGCGCGTGAATTTAATTACATGACCGGAGAGTCGATTCATACTGACACAAGGGCAAAACTGAACGATGTTTACAGCGAAATGCACATTCCGTATACAGACAAAAAACAACCAGAGTTTCCAACCTTAACGCCTAATGTTGTTTATTATTTACCGGGATTTATTCCACCAGCTTACCCTAAGGAAGTTGGTGGCTATCGTTTTAAAAAGCATGGAGCGTTTTTATTAAACAACATACATTATGGTCCGAGTAATTTGGATTTAAAAGACAGTAGTCACATAAATGTGTTCTATCGAAAAACTCCATTGCAAAGACGAATCGTTGAAACACAATTGGGAACCTTTGGTGTATCGTCGATAGAGCCAGAGTTTATTATTCCTCCAAATGAAATAAAAACATTTCATACTAGCTCAACTTTGTCTTCGCCTATCTCTGTGCTTTCGGTAAATCCGCACATGCATTTAATAGGGAAAGCGTTTTGGGCTTTTGCATTAAAGCAAAATGGAGACACGATTCCTTTAATCAGAATTAATAAATGGGATTTTAGGTGGCAGTATTATTACACGTATAAACATCCTATTAAGCTGGAGGCCGGTACCACTATTCATGTATACGGCACCTACGACAATACGAATAAGAACCCGAACAATCCTTTTCACCCACCACAAAGCATCACGCAAGGCAATGGAGTTGAAAGCATGAAAACAACGGAAGAAATGTTTCAGTTTATTTTTACTTATGTGCCCTATAAAGAGGGCGATGAGAAGATGGATTTGGAGCGGAGGTGA
- a CDS encoding LTA synthase family protein encodes MIKIIKEIPAFFTFTLKLMSVFAMLFFCTRVLFVLFNNPSTNHESVSVYFSAFFMGLRFDLIIASYLLLLPALVLFTIEFFKENKKILLSIRVFLILVSVPALFIACADIPYFSQFGSHINKSVMVWSLSPGYALKLIFSSFYYWGFSLAFLVLFVFYWILIRKLFLNYTKNKLENTTSLKKKFLFFLVLAFILFAFARGRLASKSTMHEGMAIVSQNAFVNQIALNANFTLIKSLGRKETNKEYLKNIASDLKICSAFYSLNYFPKEGVLNEPIVSTAPADSINKLNVIIVLMESLNMSKMGYYNHKNLSPYLNSLAKESVFFDRFFSSGIHTFNGLFSTTTGFPSIYTEQGLREYTKRPFTTLTTLLKPYGYHSYFCTTHDAVFDNMEGFFKLNGYENIISESDFSITESVGVTGVPDHLLYKKLIERINKNEKNSSFVACVMTGTDHGPWHIPVDIDFKPSGSSFQENASLYADWAVQQFMLEAKKQDWYQNTVFVFLGDHGQIMDDPYAMPITYHHTPFIVHCPMVLQASENHHLGYQPDVVRTISSVLKLNYPNFSFGENILEKSRPFVFFSADDKLGFVTDDDLFFYHTFSDDQKKVVRYRELGSENIYEGNRKRADSLYALTQSLYNSAQYYLHKNYKSD; translated from the coding sequence ATGATTAAAATAATTAAAGAGATTCCGGCATTTTTTACTTTCACACTAAAATTGATGAGCGTTTTTGCTATGTTGTTTTTTTGTACAAGAGTTTTGTTTGTTTTGTTTAATAATCCAAGCACGAATCACGAATCTGTTTCAGTTTATTTTAGTGCTTTTTTTATGGGATTAAGATTCGATTTAATTATTGCGTCTTATTTATTGTTGCTTCCGGCACTTGTTTTATTTACGATAGAGTTTTTTAAAGAGAATAAAAAAATTCTTTTGAGTATTCGTGTTTTTTTGATCCTTGTAAGTGTTCCGGCACTCTTTATCGCTTGTGCGGACATACCTTATTTTTCACAGTTTGGCAGTCATATTAATAAAAGCGTGATGGTTTGGAGTTTGTCTCCGGGGTATGCATTAAAGTTAATTTTTAGTAGCTTTTATTATTGGGGATTTTCACTAGCTTTTCTTGTTCTATTTGTTTTTTATTGGATTTTGATTCGGAAACTTTTTTTGAACTACACTAAGAATAAACTTGAGAATACAACATCATTAAAAAAGAAATTCCTTTTCTTTTTAGTACTGGCATTCATCCTGTTCGCTTTCGCACGAGGACGCTTAGCTTCTAAAAGCACCATGCATGAGGGAATGGCCATTGTAAGTCAAAATGCTTTTGTGAACCAAATTGCCTTGAATGCCAACTTTACACTTATAAAAAGTCTGGGAAGAAAAGAAACAAATAAAGAGTATTTAAAGAACATTGCCAGCGATTTGAAAATCTGTTCTGCTTTTTACAGTCTGAATTATTTTCCAAAAGAGGGCGTTTTAAATGAACCAATCGTATCGACAGCGCCCGCTGATTCAATAAACAAATTGAATGTGATTATTGTGTTGATGGAAAGTTTAAACATGTCGAAGATGGGCTATTACAATCACAAAAATTTATCGCCCTATTTAAACAGCCTTGCTAAAGAATCAGTTTTTTTTGATCGTTTTTTCTCATCTGGTATTCATACGTTTAATGGTTTATTTTCAACTACTACGGGTTTTCCCTCTATTTATACCGAACAAGGTTTAAGAGAATACACTAAACGTCCGTTTACAACCTTAACTACGCTATTAAAACCTTATGGTTACCATTCTTATTTCTGTACAACACACGACGCTGTGTTTGATAACATGGAAGGCTTTTTTAAACTCAACGGCTACGAAAATATAATAAGCGAATCGGATTTTAGTATTACGGAAAGTGTTGGAGTTACAGGCGTTCCAGATCATCTACTTTATAAAAAGTTAATAGAAAGAATAAATAAAAACGAAAAAAATAGTTCGTTTGTAGCTTGTGTGATGACGGGCACAGATCATGGTCCGTGGCATATACCAGTTGATATTGACTTTAAACCTTCGGGATCTTCGTTTCAGGAGAACGCAAGTCTATACGCAGATTGGGCCGTTCAGCAGTTTATGCTAGAAGCGAAAAAGCAAGATTGGTATCAAAACACGGTTTTTGTTTTTCTGGGTGATCACGGACAAATTATGGACGACCCATACGCCATGCCAATCACCTACCATCATACGCCTTTTATTGTTCATTGCCCTATGGTTCTTCAAGCCTCTGAGAATCATCATTTGGGGTACCAGCCTGATGTTGTGCGAACAATTTCTTCTGTGTTAAAATTAAACTACCCTAATTTTAGTTTTGGAGAAAATATATTGGAAAAAAGTCGGCCATTTGTTTTTTTTAGTGCAGATGATAAACTGGGTTTTGTTACAGATGATGATCTTTTCTTTTATCATACGTTTTCTGACGATCAAAAGAAAGTGGTACGTTATAGAGAGCTCGGTTCTGAAAATATTTATGAAGGAAATAGAAAAAGGGCAGATTCTTTATATGCGCTTACTCAAAGCCTTTATAACTCTGCCCAATATTACCTCCACAAGAATTATAAAAGCGACTAA